A single genomic interval of Penaeus monodon isolate SGIC_2016 chromosome 30, NSTDA_Pmon_1, whole genome shotgun sequence harbors:
- the LOC119592560 gene encoding early endosome antigen 1-like isoform X2 has protein sequence MAIPWRRGIVTQTAASLSGVPRAWAGDKAKPGISPSVVVVISTVGDRSRRLIALRVPRPAAPPSRGTAATDSAGKAAVLSEEADVTGRVSPLSLCHSSLCQGPWWAYSMMLGENVAVGVGGGTLPRPRSADNLARLAPASSLPALDDLAESEVFVGDEEEDLALNGEVQQGEEIRVRPTSLQHADAPPPTLSGGSGYDPLSPNLFPSPTEPVPAATSLVITYHDDALRLPLDAVKEEVEAEALEEASMILSSGPASLGHASLTSSVISSNSLDDNTLSSRTDTFDTVISVSTSVPSPPVESPATTSPTPAKNTPPARPTNRDAARVSGTPTRTSPTSPRGSSGRSSPRSSTESPRTPERRRRTVASPRSDSSRGSTPRAPAMRSTPRAPADRNKEEKRTPLRSSARTSTTPTAERKATSARGPDKTPGHSRTRTAEKDLADDAKSSTLGRRKKTDTKDTKPDQDTKFGTLGRKKKEPKGEKEEVAEKYGTLGRRRKAKEACDTKDESRDRGGLSKDSKNTLDMYATLPRRKAREMSACWREHMAAEEDASKSSLRRTKSIGKSESSSGSSTGRVRGSVMSASLPPSALSGLGGGRSRSPRSLHREAKSTSTSTASTRKERTIICMETAVQTCLTGGDVSSALRALSRQNSAATEEGEAGEQAEPRPHVTIIRETPPPELQPDRRHVEVQVELSWRLGDGELPEHVRRLTEEHTRLQTEHARARARLDEMESIREELERTRKNLMEERSEKEEVQSELDRTSQRVKDMLTSMEGVEQEFNSRGDSLIELENQLHHSADIHIQMQDKLNQYEEYTLKIKRDLDKSVAAQKTLLQQVQDLENEGREIADFMAEEKNALAECLREAETELVTLRENCKELNVKLKQKDEEARQMVRLAEENRNKFMVLQSEMNSMQSRARDMMVCQGAEVSSAAVSLANLSMRLQTLIGKLVQDYSITDSDIEMIVTPTESDSSASSTNGTPERKSPYKVSARTPSPRKTASFITALLNAMRGSPRCKMNPETEGRNSPEGSESHDLVEHDGSNSSASSNVSLADQVTDVDVLLTRFLKVCCVLKNDTDNRLTEIEEENERLCNQIRSQQQVIDQQHSDYENLNRSEARAKRELMVVSRDLEVANQKLNEFYNADYESQVKKLELEVERLGTTVRHLEALHNEKEKQLAESLASLSSAQGPAPPNHVSEATHFQEVATLNDKVASLRQSVIERDRRISELSERHSQDLAALREAQVEAQRSNRRFTTTVDHVLRTLENIPDIVSSNTTLKQLFTTLAAAEKSSQKQQNGNANTQNGFGNTVNNKDLNANPQSIMNAGFNNQKIVPTIKAETHL, from the exons gCCATGGTGGGCGTATAGCATGATGCTCGGAGAGAACGTGGCGGTGGGCGTGGGCGGAGGGACTCTGCCCCGCCCACGCTCCGCTGATAATCTTGCCCGCCTGGCGCCCGCGTCGTCCCTACCAGCTCTTGACGACCTCGCCGAATCCGAGGTCTTCGTAG GTGACGAGGAAGAAGACCTTGCTCTGAACGGGGAAGTGCAGCAAGGGGAGGAGATCCGTGTGCGGCCGACCTCGCTGCAGCACGCAGACGCCCCGCCGCCCACCCTCTCCGGCGGCAGCGGCTACGACCCGCTCTCCCCGAACCTGTTCCCCTCTCCCACGGAGCCCGTCCCTGCCGCCACCAGCCTCGTCATCACCTACCACGATGACGCCCTGCGGCTCCCGCTCGACGCCGTCAAGGAGGAGGTCGAAGCAGAGGCGCTCGAGGAAGCCAGCATGATCCTCTCGAGCGGCCCCGCGTCCCTCGGCCATGCGTCCCTCACCTCCTCCGTCATCTCCTCCAACTCCCTCGACGACAACACCTTGTCCTCGAGAACGGACACTTTCGATACAGTGATTTCTGTGTCCACCAGTGTGCCGAGTCCTCCGGTAGAATCTCCCGCTACGACCAGTCCGACGCCCGCCAAAAACACGCCTCCCGCACGCCCGACCAACAGGGACGCTGCGCGAGTGTCGGGGACGCCGACCAGAACCTCTCCCACATCTCCGCGAGGCTCCTCGGGACGGAGCTCCCCTCGCTCCTCTACAGAGTCACCTCGGACACCTGAGAGACGAAGGCGCACTGTGGCGTCTCCACGCAGTGACAGCAGTCGCGGCAGCACCCCGAGGGCGCCCGCAATGCGCTCCACACCCCGCGCCCCGGCCgacagaaataaagaggagaagaggactcCCCTGCGAAGCTCCGCCCGCACCAGCACCACCCCGACGGCCGAGCGCAAGGCGACCAGCGCCCGAGGGCCCGATAAAACCCCCGGACATTCACGCACCAGAACAGCTGAGAAAGACCTCGCTGACGACGCCAAATCCAGCACTCTGGGACGTAGGAAGAAAACCGATACCAAAGATACCAAGCCTGATCAGGATACCAAATTTGGTACGCTCGGGCGTAAGAAGAAGGAGCCTAAGGGCGAGAAGGAAGAAGTAGCAGAGAAATATGGGACGTTAGGACGTCGTAGGAAAGCCAAGGAAGCTTGCGACACCAAAGATGAGAGTAGGGATCGAGGAGGACTGTCTAAGGACAGCAAAAATACACTGGATATGTACGCCACACTTCCCCGTCGGAAAGCCCGTGAGATGAGTGCTTGCTGGCGGGAGCACATGGCAGCTGAGGAGGATGCTTCCAAGTCCTCCCTGAGACGCACCAAATCTATAGGAAAATCCGAGTCCAGTAGCGGCAGCAGCACGGGGCGGGTGCGAGGCTCTGTGATGAGTGCCAGCCTGCCGCCCTCAGCGTTGTCGGGTCTGGGAGGTGGCAGGTCGCGCAGCCCGCGTTCTCTCCACCGAGAAGCCAAATCTACCTCAACCTCGACGGCGAGCACACGCAAGGAGAGGACCATCATCTGCATGGAGACAGCCGTCCAGACCTGCCTCACCGGAGGCGACGTGAGCTCAGCTCTTCGAGCGCTCTCCAGGCAGAATTCTGCGGCaacagaggaaggggaggcaggggagcaAGCGGAGCCAAGACCTCACGTCACTATCATCAGGGAAACGCCGCCTCCCGAGCTGCAGCCTGACCGGCGCCACGTCGAGGTGCAG gTGGAGCTGTCCTGGCGGCTGGGCGATGGCGAGCTGCCGGAGCACGTGCGGCGCCTCACAGAGGAGCATACCCGCCTGCAGACGGAGCACGCGCGGGCTCGGGCTCGGCTGGACGAGATGGAGAGCATCCGGGAGGAGCTGGAGAGGACCAGGAAGAACCTGATGGAGGAGAGGTCCGAGAAAGAAGAAGTTCAGAGTGAGCTTGATAGAACATCCCAACGAGTAAAGGATATGCTCACGTCCATGGAGGGCGTGGAACAAG AATTCAACAGCAGAGGTGACAGCTTGATTGAGTTGGAGAACCAACTCCATCATTCAGCCGACATCCACATCCAGATGCAGGACAAACTCAATCAGTATGAAGAGTACACGCTTAAAATTAAAAGG GACCTGGACAAGAGCGTCGCTGCGCAGAAGACGCTCCTGCAGCAGGTTCAAGACTTGGAAAATGAGGGCCGCGAGATCGCCGACTTCATGGCCGAGGAAAAGAACGCGCTGGCCGAGTGTCTGCGCGAAGCCGAGACGGAG CTCGTCACTCTGCGCGAAAACTGCAAGGAGCTGAACGTAAAGCTCAAACAGAAGGACGAGGAGGCCCGGCAGATGGTCCGCCTTGCCGAGGAGAACAG GAATAAATTTATGGTTCTGCAGTCAGAGATGAATTCCATGCAGTCAAGAGCAAGAGACATGATGGTGTGCCAAGGAGCTGAAGTGTCCAGTGCTGCAGTTTCTCTAGCTAACCTTTCCATGCGCCTTCAGACTCTAATTGGCAAGCTTGTGCAGGATTATTCTATCACAGATTCTGACATAGAg ATGATCGTTACTCCAACTGAATCAGACAGCAGTGCCTCCTCAACCAATGGTACACCTGAGCGCAAATCTCCGTACAAGGTGTCTGCACGAACGCCTTCCCCACGGAAGACTGCATCATTTATAACAGCTCTGCTTAATGCTATGCGGGGATCACCAAGATGCAAGATGAACCCA GAAACTGAGGGCCGCAATTCCCCAGAGGGTTCCGAGAGCCACGATTTGGTGGAGCACGATGGCAGCAACAGCTCAGCCAGCAGCAATGTCTCCCTTGCAGACCAAGTGACTGATGTTGATGTCCTTCTCACGCGCTTCCTCAAGGTCTGCTGTGTCTTGAAGAACGACACAGACAATCGCCTCACCGAAAtcgaggaggagaa TGAACGCCTGTGCAATCAGATTCGATCTCAACAGCAAGTTATTGATCAACAACACTCAGACTATGAAAACCTTAACCGATCAGAAGCTCGTGCTAAGCGTGAGCTGATGGTTGTTTCACGTGATTTGGAGGTAGCCAATCAGAAATTAAACGAGTTTTATAATGCTGATTATGAATCACAGGTTAAG AAACTGGAATTGGAGGTTGAGCGCTTGGGCACGACTGTCCGCCACCTGGAAGCCCTGCACAACGAGAAGGAGAAACAGCTGGCCGAGTCGCTAGCTTCCCTGTCGTCTGCTCAGGGGCCAGCTCCTCCCAACCATGTCTCGGAGGCAACCCACTTCCAGGAAGTTGCAACACTCAATGATAAG GTGGCATCACTACGTCAGAGTGTTATTGAGCGAGACAGACGCATTAGTGAGCTGAGTGAGAGGCACTCCCAAGACTTGGCAGCCTTACGAGAGGCTCAGGTTGAAGCTCAGCGAAGCAACAGGCGCTTCACTACCACAGTTGACCATGTATTGAGG ACTCTGGAAAACATCCCAGATATTGTGTCCAGCAACACAACCCTTAAGCAGCTCTTTACAACGCTTGCCGCAGCTGAAAAGTCAAGCCAGAAGCAGCAGAACGGCAATGCCAACACTCAGAATGGCTTTGGCAATACCGTCAATAATAAGGACTTAAATGCCAACCCACAGTCTATCATGAATGCAGGGTTCAACAACCAAAAAATTGTTCCAACTATTAAAGCTGAAACACATCTCTAA
- the LOC119592560 gene encoding rootletin-like isoform X4, with the protein MMLGENVAVGVGGGTLPRPRSADNLARLAPASSLPALDDLAESEVFVGDEEEDLALNGEVQQGEEIRVRPTSLQHADAPPPTLSGGSGYDPLSPNLFPSPTEPVPAATSLVITYHDDALRLPLDAVKEEVEAEALEEASMILSSGPASLGHASLTSSVISSNSLDDNTLSSRTDTFDTVISVSTSVPSPPVESPATTSPTPAKNTPPARPTNRDAARVSGTPTRTSPTSPRGSSGRSSPRSSTESPRTPERRRRTVASPRSDSSRGSTPRAPAMRSTPRAPADRNKEEKRTPLRSSARTSTTPTAERKATSARGPDKTPGHSRTRTAEKDLADDAKSSTLGRRKKTDTKDTKPDQDTKFGTLGRKKKEPKGEKEEVAEKYGTLGRRRKAKEACDTKDESRDRGGLSKDSKNTLDMYATLPRRKAREMSACWREHMAAEEDASKSSLRRTKSIGKSESSSGSSTGRVRGSVMSASLPPSALSGLGGGRSRSPRSLHREAKSTSTSTASTRKERTIICMETAVQTCLTGGDVSSALRALSRQNSAATEEGEAGEQAEPRPHVTIIRETPPPELQPDRRHVEVQVELSWRLGDGELPEHVRRLTEEHTRLQTEHARARARLDEMESIREELERTRKNLMEERSEKEEVQSELDRTSQRVKDMLTSMEGVEQEFNSRGDSLIELENQLHHSADIHIQMQDKLNQYEEYTLKIKRDLDKSVAAQKTLLQQVQDLENEGREIADFMAEEKNALAECLREAETELVTLRENCKELNVKLKQKDEEARQMVRLAEENRNKFMVLQSEMNSMQSRARDMMVCQGAEVSSAAVSLANLSMRLQTLIGKLVQDYSITDSDIEMIVTPTESDSSASSTNGTPERKSPYKVSARTPSPRKTASFITALLNAMRGSPRCKMNPVGATNGNKQETEGRNSPEGSESHDLVEHDGSNSSASSNVSLADQVTDVDVLLTRFLKVCCVLKNDTDNRLTEIEEENERLCNQIRSQQQVIDQQHSDYENLNRSEARAKRELMVVSRDLEVANQKLNEFYNADYESQVKKLELEVERLGTTVRHLEALHNEKEKQLAESLASLSSAQGPAPPNHVSEATHFQEVATLNDKVASLRQSVIERDRRISELSERHSQDLAALREAQVEAQRSNRRFTTTVDHVLRTLENIPDIVSSNTTLKQLFTTLAAAEKSSQKQQNGNANTQNGFGNTVNNKDLNANPQSIMNAGFNNQKIVPTIKAETHL; encoded by the exons ATGATGCTCGGAGAGAACGTGGCGGTGGGCGTGGGCGGAGGGACTCTGCCCCGCCCACGCTCCGCTGATAATCTTGCCCGCCTGGCGCCCGCGTCGTCCCTACCAGCTCTTGACGACCTCGCCGAATCCGAGGTCTTCGTAG GTGACGAGGAAGAAGACCTTGCTCTGAACGGGGAAGTGCAGCAAGGGGAGGAGATCCGTGTGCGGCCGACCTCGCTGCAGCACGCAGACGCCCCGCCGCCCACCCTCTCCGGCGGCAGCGGCTACGACCCGCTCTCCCCGAACCTGTTCCCCTCTCCCACGGAGCCCGTCCCTGCCGCCACCAGCCTCGTCATCACCTACCACGATGACGCCCTGCGGCTCCCGCTCGACGCCGTCAAGGAGGAGGTCGAAGCAGAGGCGCTCGAGGAAGCCAGCATGATCCTCTCGAGCGGCCCCGCGTCCCTCGGCCATGCGTCCCTCACCTCCTCCGTCATCTCCTCCAACTCCCTCGACGACAACACCTTGTCCTCGAGAACGGACACTTTCGATACAGTGATTTCTGTGTCCACCAGTGTGCCGAGTCCTCCGGTAGAATCTCCCGCTACGACCAGTCCGACGCCCGCCAAAAACACGCCTCCCGCACGCCCGACCAACAGGGACGCTGCGCGAGTGTCGGGGACGCCGACCAGAACCTCTCCCACATCTCCGCGAGGCTCCTCGGGACGGAGCTCCCCTCGCTCCTCTACAGAGTCACCTCGGACACCTGAGAGACGAAGGCGCACTGTGGCGTCTCCACGCAGTGACAGCAGTCGCGGCAGCACCCCGAGGGCGCCCGCAATGCGCTCCACACCCCGCGCCCCGGCCgacagaaataaagaggagaagaggactcCCCTGCGAAGCTCCGCCCGCACCAGCACCACCCCGACGGCCGAGCGCAAGGCGACCAGCGCCCGAGGGCCCGATAAAACCCCCGGACATTCACGCACCAGAACAGCTGAGAAAGACCTCGCTGACGACGCCAAATCCAGCACTCTGGGACGTAGGAAGAAAACCGATACCAAAGATACCAAGCCTGATCAGGATACCAAATTTGGTACGCTCGGGCGTAAGAAGAAGGAGCCTAAGGGCGAGAAGGAAGAAGTAGCAGAGAAATATGGGACGTTAGGACGTCGTAGGAAAGCCAAGGAAGCTTGCGACACCAAAGATGAGAGTAGGGATCGAGGAGGACTGTCTAAGGACAGCAAAAATACACTGGATATGTACGCCACACTTCCCCGTCGGAAAGCCCGTGAGATGAGTGCTTGCTGGCGGGAGCACATGGCAGCTGAGGAGGATGCTTCCAAGTCCTCCCTGAGACGCACCAAATCTATAGGAAAATCCGAGTCCAGTAGCGGCAGCAGCACGGGGCGGGTGCGAGGCTCTGTGATGAGTGCCAGCCTGCCGCCCTCAGCGTTGTCGGGTCTGGGAGGTGGCAGGTCGCGCAGCCCGCGTTCTCTCCACCGAGAAGCCAAATCTACCTCAACCTCGACGGCGAGCACACGCAAGGAGAGGACCATCATCTGCATGGAGACAGCCGTCCAGACCTGCCTCACCGGAGGCGACGTGAGCTCAGCTCTTCGAGCGCTCTCCAGGCAGAATTCTGCGGCaacagaggaaggggaggcaggggagcaAGCGGAGCCAAGACCTCACGTCACTATCATCAGGGAAACGCCGCCTCCCGAGCTGCAGCCTGACCGGCGCCACGTCGAGGTGCAG gTGGAGCTGTCCTGGCGGCTGGGCGATGGCGAGCTGCCGGAGCACGTGCGGCGCCTCACAGAGGAGCATACCCGCCTGCAGACGGAGCACGCGCGGGCTCGGGCTCGGCTGGACGAGATGGAGAGCATCCGGGAGGAGCTGGAGAGGACCAGGAAGAACCTGATGGAGGAGAGGTCCGAGAAAGAAGAAGTTCAGAGTGAGCTTGATAGAACATCCCAACGAGTAAAGGATATGCTCACGTCCATGGAGGGCGTGGAACAAG AATTCAACAGCAGAGGTGACAGCTTGATTGAGTTGGAGAACCAACTCCATCATTCAGCCGACATCCACATCCAGATGCAGGACAAACTCAATCAGTATGAAGAGTACACGCTTAAAATTAAAAGG GACCTGGACAAGAGCGTCGCTGCGCAGAAGACGCTCCTGCAGCAGGTTCAAGACTTGGAAAATGAGGGCCGCGAGATCGCCGACTTCATGGCCGAGGAAAAGAACGCGCTGGCCGAGTGTCTGCGCGAAGCCGAGACGGAG CTCGTCACTCTGCGCGAAAACTGCAAGGAGCTGAACGTAAAGCTCAAACAGAAGGACGAGGAGGCCCGGCAGATGGTCCGCCTTGCCGAGGAGAACAG GAATAAATTTATGGTTCTGCAGTCAGAGATGAATTCCATGCAGTCAAGAGCAAGAGACATGATGGTGTGCCAAGGAGCTGAAGTGTCCAGTGCTGCAGTTTCTCTAGCTAACCTTTCCATGCGCCTTCAGACTCTAATTGGCAAGCTTGTGCAGGATTATTCTATCACAGATTCTGACATAGAg ATGATCGTTACTCCAACTGAATCAGACAGCAGTGCCTCCTCAACCAATGGTACACCTGAGCGCAAATCTCCGTACAAGGTGTCTGCACGAACGCCTTCCCCACGGAAGACTGCATCATTTATAACAGCTCTGCTTAATGCTATGCGGGGATCACCAAGATGCAAGATGAACCCAGTAGGTGCTACCAATGGGAATAAGCAG GAAACTGAGGGCCGCAATTCCCCAGAGGGTTCCGAGAGCCACGATTTGGTGGAGCACGATGGCAGCAACAGCTCAGCCAGCAGCAATGTCTCCCTTGCAGACCAAGTGACTGATGTTGATGTCCTTCTCACGCGCTTCCTCAAGGTCTGCTGTGTCTTGAAGAACGACACAGACAATCGCCTCACCGAAAtcgaggaggagaa TGAACGCCTGTGCAATCAGATTCGATCTCAACAGCAAGTTATTGATCAACAACACTCAGACTATGAAAACCTTAACCGATCAGAAGCTCGTGCTAAGCGTGAGCTGATGGTTGTTTCACGTGATTTGGAGGTAGCCAATCAGAAATTAAACGAGTTTTATAATGCTGATTATGAATCACAGGTTAAG AAACTGGAATTGGAGGTTGAGCGCTTGGGCACGACTGTCCGCCACCTGGAAGCCCTGCACAACGAGAAGGAGAAACAGCTGGCCGAGTCGCTAGCTTCCCTGTCGTCTGCTCAGGGGCCAGCTCCTCCCAACCATGTCTCGGAGGCAACCCACTTCCAGGAAGTTGCAACACTCAATGATAAG GTGGCATCACTACGTCAGAGTGTTATTGAGCGAGACAGACGCATTAGTGAGCTGAGTGAGAGGCACTCCCAAGACTTGGCAGCCTTACGAGAGGCTCAGGTTGAAGCTCAGCGAAGCAACAGGCGCTTCACTACCACAGTTGACCATGTATTGAGG ACTCTGGAAAACATCCCAGATATTGTGTCCAGCAACACAACCCTTAAGCAGCTCTTTACAACGCTTGCCGCAGCTGAAAAGTCAAGCCAGAAGCAGCAGAACGGCAATGCCAACACTCAGAATGGCTTTGGCAATACCGTCAATAATAAGGACTTAAATGCCAACCCACAGTCTATCATGAATGCAGGGTTCAACAACCAAAAAATTGTTCCAACTATTAAAGCTGAAACACATCTCTAA